The following proteins are co-located in the Helicobacteraceae bacterium genome:
- a CDS encoding GatB/YqeY domain-containing protein: MGIVERIREDVKAAMRERNEFLRDTLRQVNGALKQAEIDERKSLSDADAEKILQKQVKRRIEAIEQYTIGKRDDLAEKERKEIAIIEQYLPKQLSDEELESELKAVIASLEQKTIGAVMSAAKTAIGSKADGKRISQAAKRLLDKDASDLRS, encoded by the coding sequence ATGGGAATAGTAGAGAGGATAAGAGAGGACGTAAAAGCCGCTATGCGCGAGCGCAACGAGTTTTTACGAGATACGCTCAGGCAGGTTAACGGCGCGTTAAAACAGGCGGAGATCGACGAGCGAAAGAGCTTGAGCGACGCGGACGCCGAAAAAATTCTACAAAAACAGGTTAAACGACGGATCGAGGCGATAGAGCAATATACGATCGGCAAACGCGACGATCTAGCGGAAAAAGAGCGAAAAGAGATCGCGATAATCGAACAATATTTACCAAAACAGCTTAGCGACGAGGAGCTCGAATCCGAACTCAAAGCGGTTATCGCCTCTTTGGAGCAAAAGACGATCGGCGCCGTTATGAGCGCGGCAAAAACGGCGATCGGCTCTAAAGCCGACGGCAAGCGGATCAGCCAAGCCGCGAAGCGGCTGCTTGATAAAGATGCAAGCGACCTCCGATCTTAA
- the flgH gene encoding flagellar basal body L-ring protein FlgH translates to MARETIFCLIAFAFAGCADALDPQIDFKAPEYVQQTPSREDEELNNLGSLFGRGDNPLFSDRKAMRVNDIVTVLINERSQSSSSANRQLNRSQTSEFSPGAVTYAGTSNNGKKVANRVNGVIGFGFNSESSGEFNGGGTATRTENFTTTVSARIVKIMQNGNYFIEGRREIMLEDEKQIIQISGVVRPDDIMQNNTINSSYIADAKISYRTEGDIQRNAKQGWGTRLLNAISPF, encoded by the coding sequence ATGGCGCGCGAAACGATATTTTGTTTAATTGCGTTCGCGTTTGCGGGATGCGCGGACGCTCTCGATCCGCAAATAGATTTCAAAGCTCCCGAATACGTCCAACAAACGCCCTCTCGCGAAGACGAAGAGCTTAACAACCTTGGCAGTCTCTTTGGGCGCGGCGACAACCCGCTGTTTTCCGATCGCAAGGCAATGCGGGTCAACGATATAGTAACGGTGCTAATCAACGAAAGATCGCAAAGTAGCTCTAGCGCCAACCGTCAATTAAATCGTTCGCAAACGAGCGAATTTTCCCCCGGAGCGGTTACTTACGCCGGAACGTCGAACAACGGCAAAAAGGTTGCCAACCGCGTCAACGGCGTAATCGGTTTTGGCTTTAACAGCGAAAGCTCCGGCGAATTCAACGGCGGCGGAACGGCTACGCGAACGGAAAATTTCACTACGACGGTAAGCGCGCGCATAGTAAAAATTATGCAAAACGGCAACTATTTTATCGAGGGGCGGCGCGAGATTATGCTAGAGGACGAAAAACAAATTATTCAAATTAGCGGCGTTGTGCGTCCGGACGACATCATGCAAAACAATACGATCAACTCCTCCTATATCGCCGACGCGAAAATTTCTTATCGCACGGAAGGAGATATTCAGCGAAACGCTAAGCAGGGCTGGGGGACAAGATTGCTAAACGCTATTTCGCCGTTTTAG
- the bioV gene encoding pimelyl-ACP methyl ester esterase BioV, with translation MRFFSGFGFVGEAALFASRLPICDSPRSVAGFSLGAIRACQYALETSSRIDRLALFSPAYFQDKDDRFVRLQLISYARDSAAYMRNFYANCGMFDGRYANRDPQEGDLSLSLNYKWRLDMFERLKNLSISVYLGGKDNIINADKALDFFSKTNARIVYIKNANHLLQIEE, from the coding sequence TTGAGGTTCTTTAGCGGGTTTGGCTTCGTCGGCGAAGCGGCGCTGTTCGCAAGCCGTTTGCCGATTTGCGATTCGCCGCGTTCTGTCGCGGGATTTAGCTTAGGCGCGATCAGAGCTTGCCAATACGCGCTTGAAACCTCGTCGCGAATCGATAGATTGGCGCTGTTCTCTCCGGCGTATTTTCAGGATAAAGACGATCGATTCGTCCGTTTGCAGCTTATAAGCTACGCTCGCGACAGCGCGGCGTATATGCGGAATTTTTACGCAAATTGCGGCATGTTCGATGGGCGATACGCTAATCGCGATCCGCAAGAAGGCGATCTAAGTTTGTCGCTTAATTATAAATGGCGCCTGGACATGTTTGAACGTCTGAAAAATTTATCGATCAGCGTATATTTAGGCGGCAAGGATAATATTATTAACGCCGACAAAGCCCTCGATTTTTTCTCAAAAACAAACGCGCGGATAGTCTATATAAAAAACGCTAATCACCTTTTGCAGATCGAGGAGTAA